The following proteins are co-located in the Mesorhizobium sp. M1E.F.Ca.ET.045.02.1.1 genome:
- a CDS encoding CheR family methyltransferase, with amino-acid sequence MAQAARKASTRKARASLCEAEKEPAPIIGIGASAGGIGALQTFFPEVPADSGFAYVVIQHLDAEHESVLASIIQRSTAIETQTAAEGLEIKPNHIYVTPPGVSVTIENQRFHVVRMTTTRARRTPIDDFFTSLAQDQAENAAGIILSGTGSDGTIGLRAIKERDGLTLAQESAEYDGMMRSAVQSGLVDMVLPAEEMAAKLVGYFSHANRTESERDRRKREVAEQLSRIAALLRTRTGHDFSGYKDNTILRRIQRRMQVLQIDDPTTFYERLREEPQQVDLLFQDLLIGVTSFFRDTQAFESLERFVIPKLFEDRKPDETIRVWVPGCATGEEAYSIAMLLKESAPRGAASPNLQIFATDIDERALEVARAGRYPATIATDVTPKRLKEFFSREDGTYRVSAELREVCLFSAHNLLRDPPFSKLDLIACRNLLIYMGPELQEKIVPIFHYALRNNGYLFLGSSENVTRHARLFSTIDKASRIFQKRGGVAMQRLPEFPLAAAARQAPPLARRGATAATLREVAERVLVERYAPAYVVINADGEVMHSSGGTGKYLELAAGAPDHNVFSMARRGLRMDLRAALHKAVSTGHVAVQNKISIGTNGGRQTISLAVQPLPADGSSEPLYMLVFRDVGGITPETEDEPVHTTDDVESANVSQLEKELRETRERLQITTEELESSNEELKSSNEELSSINEELQSSNEELETSKEELQSINEELQTVNAELNIRVDELSRANNDMANLLESTQIATVFLDRDLCINSFTPTARDLFRLVESDVGRPLAHVRPRFAADGLQADMEQVLHRLGTIERQIEGADSGKRYIMRVLPYRTVDNVIAGVVVTFVDVTQIARAEEKISVLTHDLRNRVESLETLLDLVPVGIFIAEDGNGEEIRANRHAVELSGRRATDGKLSSMPAVLPLMLNGTPVDAADQPLLKAMRTGKAIPGYEARIMRSKGDGIDVMMSANPLFDEFGKVRGAIGALIDISSHKNAERNQERLLHELQHRVKNILATVTALTSRMVRSSESLDDFASAFQARLQAMARTHELLASYQWGGADLEGLVRATLSSYGGKTGQNVVVRGDPFQLNASAAATLGLVFFELASNATKYGAFTSDKGRVDISWRVEKPGTLSIAWKEIGGPKVKEPTKRSFGTTFIQQSLEYELGGKVNLSFKRNGLECLLQIPLPRSETTDYLSPPAPGKV; translated from the coding sequence ATGGCGCAGGCGGCGAGGAAGGCAAGCACACGCAAAGCAAGGGCTAGCTTATGCGAGGCCGAGAAAGAGCCCGCGCCCATCATCGGCATCGGAGCGTCGGCGGGCGGCATCGGAGCACTGCAGACATTCTTTCCGGAAGTGCCGGCCGACAGCGGCTTTGCCTATGTCGTGATCCAGCATCTCGACGCCGAGCATGAAAGCGTTCTCGCCAGCATCATCCAGCGCTCAACCGCGATCGAGACGCAGACTGCGGCCGAGGGCTTGGAGATCAAGCCGAACCACATCTACGTGACCCCTCCCGGCGTCTCGGTGACGATCGAGAACCAGCGTTTTCACGTGGTCAGAATGACCACCACGCGCGCCAGACGCACGCCGATCGACGATTTCTTCACCTCGCTGGCGCAGGACCAGGCGGAGAATGCGGCCGGGATCATTCTTTCCGGAACGGGCAGCGACGGCACCATCGGCCTGAGGGCGATCAAGGAGCGCGACGGGCTGACGCTGGCGCAGGAAAGCGCCGAATATGACGGCATGATGCGCAGCGCCGTCCAGAGCGGCCTCGTCGACATGGTGCTTCCCGCGGAAGAAATGGCCGCGAAGCTGGTCGGCTATTTCAGCCATGCCAACCGCACCGAAAGCGAGCGCGACCGCCGCAAGCGCGAGGTGGCCGAACAGCTTTCGCGCATCGCGGCGCTGCTTCGCACACGCACCGGCCACGATTTCAGCGGCTACAAGGACAATACCATCCTGCGGCGCATCCAGCGCCGCATGCAGGTGCTGCAGATCGACGATCCGACCACCTTCTACGAGCGGCTTCGCGAAGAGCCGCAGCAGGTCGACCTTCTGTTCCAGGATCTGCTGATCGGCGTGACCAGCTTCTTCCGCGACACACAGGCCTTCGAATCGCTCGAACGCTTCGTCATCCCCAAACTTTTCGAGGATCGCAAGCCGGACGAGACGATCAGGGTTTGGGTTCCGGGCTGCGCCACCGGCGAGGAAGCCTATTCGATCGCCATGCTTTTGAAGGAGAGCGCGCCGCGCGGAGCTGCCTCCCCCAACCTGCAGATCTTTGCCACCGACATCGACGAGCGCGCGCTGGAAGTTGCGCGCGCCGGCCGCTATCCGGCGACGATCGCGACCGACGTGACGCCGAAGCGGCTGAAGGAATTCTTCTCGCGCGAGGACGGCACCTATCGCGTTTCCGCCGAATTGCGTGAAGTCTGCCTGTTTTCGGCGCACAATCTGTTGCGCGACCCGCCCTTTTCCAAGCTCGACCTGATCGCCTGCCGGAACCTCTTGATCTACATGGGACCGGAACTGCAGGAGAAGATCGTCCCGATCTTCCACTACGCGCTGCGCAACAACGGCTATCTCTTTCTTGGTTCCTCGGAAAACGTCACGCGCCACGCGCGCCTGTTCTCGACCATCGATAAGGCGAGCCGCATCTTCCAGAAGCGTGGCGGGGTCGCGATGCAGCGGCTGCCGGAGTTCCCGCTGGCTGCCGCTGCCAGGCAGGCGCCCCCTCTTGCGCGCCGGGGGGCCACGGCGGCAACCTTGCGAGAGGTTGCGGAACGGGTTCTCGTCGAACGCTATGCGCCCGCCTATGTGGTCATCAACGCCGACGGCGAGGTGATGCACAGCTCGGGAGGCACGGGCAAATATCTGGAGCTCGCGGCCGGCGCTCCCGATCACAACGTCTTCTCCATGGCGCGGCGCGGGCTGCGCATGGATCTAAGGGCGGCGCTCCACAAGGCGGTCAGCACCGGACACGTAGCCGTCCAGAACAAGATCAGCATCGGCACCAATGGCGGACGCCAGACGATCAGCCTCGCGGTGCAGCCGCTGCCGGCCGATGGCTCGTCCGAACCGCTCTACATGCTGGTCTTCCGGGATGTCGGCGGAATCACGCCGGAAACCGAGGACGAGCCCGTCCACACCACCGACGACGTCGAAAGCGCCAATGTCAGCCAGCTCGAAAAGGAGCTGCGGGAAACCAGGGAGCGGCTGCAGATCACCACGGAGGAGCTCGAGTCCTCCAATGAGGAGTTGAAGTCCTCCAACGAGGAGCTGTCCTCGATCAATGAGGAGCTGCAGTCGTCCAACGAGGAACTGGAAACCTCCAAGGAAGAGCTGCAGTCGATCAACGAGGAGCTGCAGACCGTCAATGCTGAGCTCAACATCCGCGTCGACGAGCTCAGCCGCGCCAACAACGACATGGCGAATCTGCTCGAAAGCACCCAGATCGCGACCGTGTTCCTCGATCGCGATTTGTGCATCAACAGCTTTACGCCGACGGCGCGCGATCTGTTCAGGCTGGTCGAAAGCGACGTCGGCCGGCCGCTTGCGCATGTGCGCCCGCGTTTCGCCGCCGACGGGTTGCAGGCCGACATGGAGCAGGTGCTGCATCGGCTCGGCACGATCGAGCGCCAGATCGAAGGCGCCGACAGCGGCAAGCGCTACATCATGCGCGTGCTGCCCTACCGTACCGTCGACAATGTCATCGCCGGCGTCGTCGTCACCTTCGTCGACGTCACCCAGATCGCGCGGGCGGAGGAAAAGATCAGCGTGCTGACCCACGACCTGCGCAACCGTGTCGAAAGCCTGGAGACCCTGCTGGACCTGGTGCCGGTGGGCATCTTCATCGCCGAGGACGGCAATGGCGAGGAAATCCGCGCCAACCGCCACGCGGTTGAGCTTTCCGGCCGGCGCGCCACGGACGGCAAGCTCAGTTCCATGCCTGCCGTGCTACCACTGATGTTGAACGGCACCCCGGTGGATGCCGCCGACCAGCCTTTGCTGAAGGCGATGCGAACAGGCAAGGCCATTCCCGGATATGAAGCGCGGATCATGCGGAGCAAGGGCGACGGCATCGATGTCATGATGTCGGCCAATCCGCTGTTCGACGAATTCGGCAAGGTGCGCGGCGCGATCGGTGCCCTGATCGACATATCAAGCCACAAGAACGCCGAGCGCAACCAGGAACGGCTGCTCCATGAATTGCAGCATCGCGTGAAGAACATCCTCGCCACCGTCACCGCGCTGACGTCACGTATGGTGCGTTCCTCGGAATCGCTCGACGATTTCGCGAGCGCCTTTCAGGCCCGTCTCCAGGCGATGGCTCGCACGCACGAATTGCTGGCCTCTTACCAATGGGGAGGCGCCGATCTCGAAGGGCTGGTGCGGGCGACGCTGTCTTCCTATGGCGGCAAGACGGGCCAGAACGTCGTCGTTCGGGGCGACCCGTTCCAGCTCAACGCGAGTGCGGCGGCCACGCTCGGCCTGGTCTTCTTCGAGCTGGCCAGCAACGCGACCAAATATGGCGCGTTCACCAGCGACAAAGGCCGGGTCGACATTTCTTGGCGCGTCGAAAAGCCGGGCACGCTGTCGATCGCCTGGAAGGAAATCGGCGGCCCCAAGGTGAAGGAGCCGACGAAGAGGAGTTTTGGAACCACTTTCATCCAGCAGAGTTTGGAATACGAGCTAGGCGGAAAGGTCAATCTGAGCTTCAAGCGGAACGGTTTGGAGTGTCTTTTGCAGATACCGTTGCCCAGGTCCGAAACGACCGATTACTTGTCGCCGCCTGCTCCAGGCAAGGTATGA
- a CDS encoding YMGG-like glycine zipper-containing protein: MMIKKVLVAVLMSAALAGCETQTEGQQRATTGALVGGAGGALVGQAIGGNTKSTVIGAASGALLGAVVGSATTPQRRGEQLCRYQDRYGRIYTAPCDDRYYNGDY, translated from the coding sequence ATGATGATCAAGAAGGTTTTGGTAGCGGTGCTGATGAGCGCAGCACTTGCCGGATGCGAGACGCAAACCGAAGGCCAGCAGCGGGCCACCACCGGCGCGCTGGTCGGCGGCGCCGGCGGCGCACTAGTCGGCCAGGCCATCGGTGGCAACACCAAGAGCACCGTCATCGGTGCGGCGAGTGGCGCGCTACTCGGCGCCGTCGTCGGCAGCGCGACGACGCCGCAGCGGCGTGGCGAGCAGCTCTGCCGTTATCAGGATCGCTACGGCCGCATTTACACCGCGCCCTGCGACGACCGCTATTATAACGGCGACTATTGA
- a CDS encoding methyltransferase domain-containing protein — protein MTTSLAGALKDRSKRAVKRLIGYDSRNWLRIRQIEAFTTFLEAANRKSRDVIEISPGWNRYWRAMCPNYRSVDFPDFDICRDRTDEQFSIVIADQVLEHVQRPLAAAANIHAMTRPGGWAMVATPFLFRVHARPHDYNRWTPAGLKQLMVEGGFAEEDVQVFGWGNKACAKAHIGGPVRAYGLWRDLSNDEEYPLMVWAFARKA, from the coding sequence ATGACGACGAGCCTTGCCGGCGCGCTGAAAGACCGTAGCAAGCGGGCGGTGAAGCGGCTGATCGGGTATGATTCCCGCAACTGGCTGCGCATTCGCCAGATCGAAGCTTTCACCACATTCCTCGAGGCGGCGAACCGCAAATCCCGCGATGTGATCGAGATCTCGCCGGGCTGGAACCGCTACTGGCGGGCGATGTGCCCAAACTACCGCTCGGTCGATTTCCCAGACTTCGACATCTGCCGCGACCGCACCGACGAGCAATTTTCCATTGTGATTGCCGACCAGGTGTTGGAGCACGTGCAGCGGCCACTGGCGGCCGCCGCCAACATCCACGCGATGACCAGGCCAGGCGGCTGGGCGATGGTGGCGACGCCGTTCCTGTTCCGCGTGCATGCGCGACCACACGACTACAACCGCTGGACGCCGGCAGGACTGAAGCAGCTGATGGTCGAGGGCGGCTTTGCGGAGGAGGACGTGCAGGTGTTCGGCTGGGGCAACAAGGCCTGCGCCAAGGCGCATATCGGCGGGCCGGTGAGGGCCTATGGCTTGTGGAGAGACCTGAGTAATGACGAGGAGTACCCGCTGATGGTGTGGGCATTTGCCAGGAAGGCGTGA
- a CDS encoding response regulator: protein MNEQASLSGLQILIVEDAFLVALDLSDLLTDSGCQVVGPAASVKEALQQIDGIALDGAVLDVNLNGERSFPLAELLASRGIPFLFVTGYDSPTIFPDEFRQAPRLSKPVDPKELTAAVARFRRS, encoded by the coding sequence ATGAATGAGCAAGCCTCCTTATCGGGTCTTCAGATCCTTATCGTCGAGGATGCTTTCCTGGTAGCGCTGGATCTCTCCGACCTGCTGACGGATTCGGGATGCCAGGTGGTCGGTCCCGCGGCTTCGGTGAAAGAGGCGCTGCAGCAGATCGACGGTATCGCGCTTGATGGAGCGGTGCTCGACGTCAACCTCAACGGAGAACGGAGTTTCCCCTTGGCCGAGTTGCTCGCCTCGCGGGGCATTCCCTTTCTTTTCGTCACCGGCTACGACAGTCCGACGATTTTTCCCGATGAGTTCCGGCAGGCGCCAAGGCTATCGAAGCCGGTCGACCCCAAGGAGCTGACCGCAGCCGTCGCGCGTTTTCGCCGATCGTAA
- a CDS encoding type II toxin-antitoxin system HicB family antitoxin, which yields MRRYVGVIHKEGNSDFGLSFPDFPGVVTAGRTILEVRQLAEQALAFHVEGLMEDGQPIPEPTSPERVVTDRGALTTIQVRLKARYVRQLPRRPS from the coding sequence ATGCGCCGATACGTTGGTGTGATCCACAAAGAGGGCAACAGCGACTTCGGGCTTTCTTTTCCCGACTTCCCCGGTGTCGTCACGGCCGGCCGGACGATCTTGGAGGTGCGTCAGCTCGCCGAGCAGGCGCTCGCTTTTCACGTCGAGGGACTTATGGAGGACGGCCAACCCATTCCAGAGCCGACGTCACCGGAGCGCGTGGTGACCGATAGAGGCGCACTCACGACTATCCAAGTGCGTCTGAAGGCTCGATACGTCAGGCAGTTACCACGTCGGCCGAGCTGA
- a CDS encoding chemotaxis protein CheB: MPESLATATARGYARPGRAMEPSALRRLMTKAGARPTSAMADVRNRISSARENETSSPKGEARNRFIIVIGASAGGVEPLKRIVGDLPADLPAAVFVVLHVGQVSYLPEILDRAGTLKALVAKNGATFRTGNIYVAPPGFHLLLHGDHMMLRRGPRENLARPAIDPLFRSAALSYGASVIGVLLSGSLADGTAGLRAIKAVGGLTVVQHPKDTLVPSMVESALHYVEVDHCLPAAKLGGLLANLAAEPAGETLPAPPGVRLEAAIAAQEHSTMKNEDRLGELSVFTCPECHGPLWEIEDGDMLRYRCHTGHAFTADAVMEAQAIEADEILWSLLRSHQQRAEFARRMAERQKTQHRSELASEFGKRAKEYEADAALIERILESRRVQATDNGAGGEEGKHTQSKG; the protein is encoded by the coding sequence ATGCCGGAATCGCTCGCCACGGCAACGGCTCGCGGCTACGCGCGACCAGGGCGCGCCATGGAACCTAGTGCCCTTCGCCGACTTATGACTAAGGCGGGGGCGCGACCCACGAGTGCCATGGCCGACGTTCGAAACCGTATTTCATCTGCCCGCGAGAACGAGACAAGCTCGCCGAAAGGGGAGGCGCGTAACCGCTTCATCATTGTCATCGGCGCGTCGGCGGGCGGAGTCGAACCGCTGAAGAGGATCGTCGGCGACCTGCCCGCCGATCTGCCGGCAGCCGTGTTCGTCGTGCTGCATGTCGGCCAGGTCAGCTACCTGCCGGAAATCCTTGACCGCGCGGGTACGCTGAAGGCTTTGGTGGCCAAGAACGGCGCGACCTTCAGGACCGGCAATATCTATGTGGCGCCACCCGGCTTCCACCTCCTTCTGCATGGCGATCACATGATGCTGCGGCGGGGCCCGCGCGAAAACCTCGCCCGGCCAGCGATAGACCCGCTGTTCCGCTCGGCGGCGCTGAGCTACGGCGCCAGCGTCATCGGCGTGCTGCTCTCCGGTTCGCTCGCCGACGGCACCGCCGGCTTGAGGGCCATCAAGGCTGTCGGAGGGCTTACGGTCGTCCAGCACCCGAAGGACACGCTGGTTCCTTCCATGGTGGAGAGCGCGCTGCACTATGTCGAGGTCGACCATTGCCTGCCGGCCGCGAAGCTTGGCGGCTTGCTGGCGAACCTGGCCGCCGAACCAGCCGGTGAAACCCTCCCGGCGCCACCGGGGGTGAGGCTGGAAGCGGCAATCGCCGCTCAGGAGCATTCGACCATGAAAAATGAAGATCGACTTGGCGAACTGTCGGTGTTTACATGCCCGGAATGCCACGGGCCGCTGTGGGAGATCGAAGACGGTGACATGCTGCGCTATCGGTGCCATACCGGGCACGCCTTTACCGCCGACGCGGTGATGGAAGCGCAGGCGATCGAGGCCGACGAGATCTTGTGGAGCCTGCTGCGATCGCACCAGCAGCGGGCAGAGTTTGCCCGGCGCATGGCCGAGCGACAAAAGACGCAGCATCGCTCCGAACTCGCCAGCGAGTTTGGCAAGCGAGCCAAGGAATACGAAGCGGATGCCGCTCTGATCGAGCGTATTCTCGAAAGCAGGCGGGTGCAGGCAACAGACAATGGCGCAGGCGGCGAGGAAGGCAAGCACACGCAAAGCAAGGGCTAG